Proteins encoded within one genomic window of Bombus vancouverensis nearcticus chromosome 4, iyBomVanc1_principal, whole genome shotgun sequence:
- the Dus2 gene encoding dihydrouridine synthase 2 isoform X1, whose amino-acid sequence MNEKAGMTMERKRLNYENKLILAPMVRIGTLPMRLLALDYGADIVYTEELIDWKLLRSFRRENDVLGTIDYIDKTDGTVTFRTCLKERNKVVLQIGTCDATRALKVAKMVEQDVAGIDLNMGCPKLFSLVGKMGAALLKEPEIATNILKTLVDNLSIPVTCKIRVLPDLNKTLELCELLQSTGISAIAVHGRTVNERPQHMNRNDVLKKISDRLAIPVIANGGSKEIQKYSDIFKFKEITGCSSVMLARAAQWNCSIFSKEGLLPMEDVIKSYLKYAVDCDNSPSNTKYCIQNILREQQESTLGKKFLSSQTLEQICDLWNLIDYCLSKKKEFEEKGLLGRSQVSPMREDGKQDEGQASNKRKISKEEDVTLMHCAFLRNNYVTDLELPKTILHKWTQTQRKKKPNYDTQQKGKLFQSIVTVDGRRYGSSFWEKNKKWAEQGAALVCLFSLGLVNKKALATNCNVPC is encoded by the exons ATGAACGAAAAGGCAGGGATGACGATGGAAAGGAAAAGATTAAATTATGAGAATAAACTTATATTAGCACCTATGGTACGAATTGGTACTCTTCCTATGCGTCTTCTTGCACTTGATTATGGAGCTGATATAGTGTACACGGAAGAATTAATAGACTGGAAATTATTACGATCATTTCGTCGTGAAAATG ATGTTTTAGGTACAATTGATTACATAGATAAAACAGATGGTACAGTGACTTTTCGAACATGTCTTAAAGAGAGAAATAAAGTAGTTTTACAAATTGGTACTTGCGATGCAACAAGAGCATTGAAAGTAGCCAAAATGGTAGAACAAGATGTTGCTGGAATTGATTTAAATATGGGTTGTCCCAAACTATTTTCCTTGGTAGGAAAAATGGGTGCAGCTCTTCTGAAAGAACCAGAAATAgctacaaatattttaaaaactttagtaGATAATTTGAGCATTCCTGTAACTTGTAAAATTCGTGTATTGccagatttaaataaaactttAGAACTTTGTGAACTTTTACAATCGACTGGTATATCAGCAATTGCGGTTCATGGTCGAACTGTTAATGAAAGACCACAACATATGAACCGTAATGATGTTCTGAAGAAAATATCTGATAGGCTTGCTATACCAGTTATAGCAAATGGAGGGTcaaaagaaatacaaaaatattctgATATCTTCAA ATTTAAGGAAATAACAGGATGCAGTAGTGTGATGCTTGCACGTGCAGCTCAATGGAACTGTTCAATATTTAGTAAAGAAGGTTTACTTCCCATGGAAGATGTAATaaaatcatatttaaaatatgcTGTGGATTGTGATAATTCACCTTCAAATACTAAGTACTGTATACAAAATATACTTAGGGAACAGCAGGAATCAACATTAGGCAAGAAGTTCCTTAGTTCTCAAACTTTAGAGCAAATATG TGATTTATGGAACTTAATTGATTATTGTCtttcaaagaaaaaagaatttgaagaaaaaggTCTATTGGGAAGATCTCAAGTTTCACCTATGAGAGAAGACGGAAAACAGGATGAGGGACAAGCatcaaataaaagaaagatttcAAAGGAGGAGGACGTAACCTTAATGCATTGTGCgtttttaagaaataattatgTAACAGATCTTGAACTaccaaaaactattttacataAATGGACGCAAACTCAAAGGAAAAAAAAGCCAAATTATGATACACAacaaaagggaaaattatttcaATCCATCGTTACCGTCGATGGACGGAGATATGGATCATCCTTCTG ggaaaaaaataaaaagtggGCAGAACAAGGTGCTGCTCTGGTTTGTCTTTTTTCCTTAGGTCTAGTCAATAAGAAAGCTCTTGCTACAAACTGCAATGTTCCTTGTTGA
- the Dus2 gene encoding dihydrouridine synthase 2 isoform X2, translated as MVRKYVLGTIDYIDKTDGTVTFRTCLKERNKVVLQIGTCDATRALKVAKMVEQDVAGIDLNMGCPKLFSLVGKMGAALLKEPEIATNILKTLVDNLSIPVTCKIRVLPDLNKTLELCELLQSTGISAIAVHGRTVNERPQHMNRNDVLKKISDRLAIPVIANGGSKEIQKYSDIFKFKEITGCSSVMLARAAQWNCSIFSKEGLLPMEDVIKSYLKYAVDCDNSPSNTKYCIQNILREQQESTLGKKFLSSQTLEQICDLWNLIDYCLSKKKEFEEKGLLGRSQVSPMREDGKQDEGQASNKRKISKEEDVTLMHCAFLRNNYVTDLELPKTILHKWTQTQRKKKPNYDTQQKGKLFQSIVTVDGRRYGSSFWEKNKKWAEQGAALVCLFSLGLVNKKALATNCNVPC; from the exons ATGGTAAGAAAAT ATGTTTTAGGTACAATTGATTACATAGATAAAACAGATGGTACAGTGACTTTTCGAACATGTCTTAAAGAGAGAAATAAAGTAGTTTTACAAATTGGTACTTGCGATGCAACAAGAGCATTGAAAGTAGCCAAAATGGTAGAACAAGATGTTGCTGGAATTGATTTAAATATGGGTTGTCCCAAACTATTTTCCTTGGTAGGAAAAATGGGTGCAGCTCTTCTGAAAGAACCAGAAATAgctacaaatattttaaaaactttagtaGATAATTTGAGCATTCCTGTAACTTGTAAAATTCGTGTATTGccagatttaaataaaactttAGAACTTTGTGAACTTTTACAATCGACTGGTATATCAGCAATTGCGGTTCATGGTCGAACTGTTAATGAAAGACCACAACATATGAACCGTAATGATGTTCTGAAGAAAATATCTGATAGGCTTGCTATACCAGTTATAGCAAATGGAGGGTcaaaagaaatacaaaaatattctgATATCTTCAA ATTTAAGGAAATAACAGGATGCAGTAGTGTGATGCTTGCACGTGCAGCTCAATGGAACTGTTCAATATTTAGTAAAGAAGGTTTACTTCCCATGGAAGATGTAATaaaatcatatttaaaatatgcTGTGGATTGTGATAATTCACCTTCAAATACTAAGTACTGTATACAAAATATACTTAGGGAACAGCAGGAATCAACATTAGGCAAGAAGTTCCTTAGTTCTCAAACTTTAGAGCAAATATG TGATTTATGGAACTTAATTGATTATTGTCtttcaaagaaaaaagaatttgaagaaaaaggTCTATTGGGAAGATCTCAAGTTTCACCTATGAGAGAAGACGGAAAACAGGATGAGGGACAAGCatcaaataaaagaaagatttcAAAGGAGGAGGACGTAACCTTAATGCATTGTGCgtttttaagaaataattatgTAACAGATCTTGAACTaccaaaaactattttacataAATGGACGCAAACTCAAAGGAAAAAAAAGCCAAATTATGATACACAacaaaagggaaaattatttcaATCCATCGTTACCGTCGATGGACGGAGATATGGATCATCCTTCTG ggaaaaaaataaaaagtggGCAGAACAAGGTGCTGCTCTGGTTTGTCTTTTTTCCTTAGGTCTAGTCAATAAGAAAGCTCTTGCTACAAACTGCAATGTTCCTTGTTGA